From the Cyanobium sp. M30B3 genome, the window GCTCCAGGCCGGAGCCCTCCCGGCCATAGCCGAGTGCGTTGAGCTGGCGGAGGCCGGCAATGCTGCGCTCGAACACCCCCTCGCCCCGCTGTTGGTCCACGTTGGTGGCGCTGTAGCAGGGAAGGGATGCCACCACCGTCACCCCCTGGCCGGCCAGGAAGCGGGCGAGATCCTCCTGGCCGGGTTCCGTGAGGATGGTGAGGTTGCAGCGGTCGATCACCCTGGCCCCCTCACACCCGGCCTGGCGCACCAGCTCCCGGAAGCCGGGGTGCAGCTCCGGTGCCCCACCGGTGATATCAAGGGTGGTGATGCCCCGGGCCCGCAGCACCTCCGGCACCAGGACGATGGTGGGCCCATCCATCATCTCTGTGCGGGTGGGGCCGGCATTCACATGGCAGTGGCTGCAGCTCTGGTTGCAGCGGTAGCCCAGGTTCACCTGCAGGGTGCTGGGGGCGCCGCGGCGCAGGGGCGGGAACGCGGTTGGCTGAACTGGGCTGGATGGGGACAACGCCGCTGCCGATGAACTGGACACCTGCGGCGATGCTGCCATGGTCACTGCCCTGAGATCAGTGCATACCCCATCACCCCCAGCAGCGCTCGCTCCAGTTCCGCCAGTTCTGCCCGGCTGAGGGTGGTGAGGGGGCCGTTGCCTAGGCGGGAGCGATCCAGAGAGCGCGGCTGATCCGCCATCGCGAAAGAGTCACAGAGCAGGCGGTCGCGGGCGCGGATCGGCA encodes:
- the arsS gene encoding arsenosugar biosynthesis radical SAM protein ArsS (Some members of this family are selenoproteins.), with the protein product MAASPQVSSSSAAALSPSSPVQPTAFPPLRRGAPSTLQVNLGYRCNQSCSHCHVNAGPTRTEMMDGPTIVLVPEVLRARGITTLDITGGAPELHPGFRELVRQAGCEGARVIDRCNLTILTEPGQEDLARFLAGQGVTVVASLPCYSATNVDQQRGEGVFERSIAGLRQLNALGYGREGSGLELDLVYNPQGPSLPPPQAALEADYKRELAAHFGIRFNRLFTIANMPIQRFAAVLRQSGQLERYQELLQASHNPANLAQVMCHSTISVDWQGLLYDCDFNQMLALAAGGLRPHRHLRDLLEHDPSGEPIAVADHCFGCTAGSGSSCGGSLS
- a CDS encoding type II toxin-antitoxin system PemK/MazF family toxin, which codes for MSNASSLSRLGARALRVPIRARDRLLCDSFAMADQPRSLDRSRLGNGPLTTLSRAELAELERALLGVMGYALISGQ